The following are encoded together in the Pleurocapsa sp. FMAR1 genome:
- a CDS encoding aldo/keto reductase, producing the protein METRSLGKSEIKITPVLMGTWQAGKKMWVGIEDAETIKAIRQAYEAGITTIDTAEVYGTGHSEQIVAKALSDERDNVVYASKVFANHLEYNQVIEACDRSLENLNTDYIDLYQIHWPSGSFNSEAVPIEETMSALNKLKEQGKIRAIGVSNFSGTQLEEASQYGRIDSLQPPYSLFWRKIENDAVPYCVANDISILAYSSLAQGLLTGKFGLDHQFAEGDHRTDNTLFKGENYQRAQKALDQLRPIAKSHNCTLAQLSLAWLIAQPQANAIAGARNAEQAVDNAKAASVTLSSDELQQIDQIGRQVTDHLDNKPIMWDW; encoded by the coding sequence ATGGAAACGCGATCGCTAGGAAAATCTGAGATCAAAATTACTCCTGTCCTGATGGGAACTTGGCAAGCAGGTAAAAAGATGTGGGTAGGAATTGAAGATGCAGAAACCATTAAAGCTATTCGCCAGGCTTATGAAGCTGGGATAACTACTATAGATACAGCCGAAGTTTATGGCACAGGTCATTCAGAACAGATTGTTGCTAAAGCTTTGAGTGACGAACGGGATAATGTCGTTTATGCCTCCAAAGTATTTGCCAATCATCTTGAATATAATCAGGTAATCGAAGCTTGCGATCGCTCTTTAGAAAATCTTAATACCGACTATATCGATCTATATCAAATTCATTGGCCTTCTGGTTCTTTTAATAGCGAAGCTGTGCCTATCGAAGAAACTATGAGTGCTTTAAATAAACTCAAAGAACAAGGTAAAATTCGAGCGATTGGGGTTTCTAATTTTTCTGGTACTCAATTAGAAGAAGCAAGCCAGTATGGACGGATTGATAGTTTACAGCCTCCTTATTCCCTCTTTTGGCGCAAAATAGAAAATGATGCTGTGCCATATTGTGTAGCCAATGATATCTCAATTTTGGCTTATTCCTCCCTAGCGCAAGGATTACTTACAGGTAAATTTGGCTTAGATCATCAGTTTGCCGAAGGAGATCATCGAACTGATAATACGCTTTTTAAAGGAGAAAACTATCAACGCGCTCAAAAAGCTTTAGATCAACTTCGTCCCATTGCTAAAAGCCATAATTGCACTTTGGCGCAACTTTCCTTAGCCTGGTTGATCGCTCAACCTCAAGCAAATGCGATCGCTGGCGCACGAAATGCAGAGCAAGCAGTAGATAATGCTAAAGCAGCTTCAGTTACTTTATCTTCTGATGAATTGCAGCAAATCGATCAAA